DNA sequence from the Caulobacter segnis genome:
GGCCGACGACCTGCTGCTGCGCGAGGCCGGCGTGTCGCTGGACCGGGCGCTGTTCCCCCTGCTGGGGCGAATCGGGAAGAAGGGGCCGATCGGCGTGGTCGAGTTGGCCGACCTGGCCGGCCGCGACCACTCGGTGGTCAGCCGTCAGGTCGCCAAGCTGGAGAGCCTGGGCCTGGTCGAGCGCCGCCCCGGCGCGGCCGACAAGCGGGTGCGCGAGGCGGTGGTGACGGAGAAGGGCGCCGAGCTGGTCGACCGGCTGGACGCCGCGCGTCAACGGCTGGTCGGGCCGATGATGGCGGCGTGGAGCGACCAGGAGCTCAAGGACCTGGCGCGGCTGCTGCGCAAGTTCGTCGACGGCGCGAACGCGGCGCTGAAGGGCTAGTGGGCCCTCAATCCACGGCCAGAATGACGTCGGACGCGGCGATCCGCGCCTCGACCTTCGCGCCGACTGGCAAGGCCCAGGCCGCGTCCTCGGGCTTCAGGGTCGCCGTCAGGGTCTTGCCCGCCGAAAGCGCGATGGTGACCTCGGCCGAGGTCTCGCCGGCCTCGCGGTCGACGATCTCGCCGGGGAGGCGGTTGTCGCCATCACCATCCTCGACCCGCACGAAGCTGGACTTGATCAGGGCGATGGCCGGCCGGCCGGGGGCGAGGTCCAGGTCCTCGACGCTGCGGCGGGTGATCGAGGCGCGCAGGGACAGGCTCTCGCCCAGCGACAGGGTCACGGTCGCGGTGACGCCGTCGCCTTCCACGCTTGTGACGACGCCGCGCAGCGCGTTGCGGGCGCTGGTGCGCAGGCCCAGGCTCCAGAGCAGTTCGGCGTCGCCGGAAAGGTCCGCCTCCAGCCGGGCGAAGGCCGCGCCGACTTCACGCTCGGCGGCGCGGAAGGCGCGGATCACCGCCTGGCCGCGCGGGGTGACCTGGGCCGCGCCGCCGCTCTTGCCGCCGGGTGCGGCGCTGACCAGGGGCGCGTCGAACAGGTTGTTCAGCGCCTGAACCCCGTCCCAGGCGCCCTTGTACGACAGGCCGGCCTGCTTGGCGGCGGCGCTGATCGAGCCCAGGCGGGCGACGGCCTCCAGCAGGGCGATGCGCTCCAGCCCCACGCGGGCCAGGCCGCCGCGCTTGAGGATCAGGGAAGCGCTGAAGTCCGTTTCGCTGCTCACTGGTCGGCTTTCGATTTCGTCGTTATGTAGTTGAGCTGCATAACCGCAGTCCTGAGTAGGATTACCAGATGATCGCCCGTCGTCCGATGCTGATCGCCGCGCTTTCCGGCGCCCTGTCGCTGATGCTGGGCGGGGCCGCCCTGGCCGGCGAGACCAAGGTGGCCGTGGCGGCCAATTTCACCGACGCCGCCAGGGAGATCGCCGCCAGGTTCAAGGCCAGGACCGGCCATGACGCGACCCTGAGCTTCGGCTCGTCGGGCCAGTTCTACACGCAGATCGCCAACGGCGCGCCGTTCGAGGTGTTCCTGTCGGCCGACGTCGAGCGGCCGCGGAAGGCCGAGGCCGAGGGTCTGGCGGTTCCGGGCTCGCGCTTCACCTACGCCACCGGCCGCCTGGTGCTGTACAGCAAGACGCCTGGCCTGGTGGATGGCAAGGGTAAGGTGCTCACCACCGGCAAGTTCGAGAAGCTGTCGATCGCCGATCCCAAGGCCGCGCCGTACGGCCAGGCGGCGGTCGAGACCCTGACCAAGCTGAACCTCTACGACGCCCTAAAGCCGAAGATCGTCCAGGGGGCGTCGATCACCCAGGCCTTCCAGTACGTCCAGACCGGCGCGGCCGAGCTGGGCTTCGTGGCCCTGTCGCAGGTGGTGGGCGAGCAGGGCGGCTCGCGCTGGGTCGTGCCGGCCAGCAACCACACCCCGATCGAGCAGCAGGCCGTGCTGCTGAAGACCGGCCAGAACAGCGAGGCGGCCAAGGCCTTCGTGACGTTCCTGAAGAGCGGCGAGGCCAAGGCGATCATCAAGCGCTACGGCTACGAGGTCCGCTGATCATGACGGAGGTCCTGTGGCTGACGGGCAAGCTGGCGGGGATCACCACGATCCTGCTGCTGGTCCTGGCCACGCCGCTGTCCTGGTGGCTGGCGCGGGGGCGGTCAGCCGCGCGTACGCCGGTGACAGCCCTGGTGGCCCTGCCGATCGTGCTGCCGCCGACGGTGCTGGGCTTCTACCTGCTGATCGCCCTGGGGCCCAAGAGCCCGCTGATGCTTCTGTTGCAGCCCTTCGGGATCCGGACCCTGGCCTTCACCTTCGAGGGGCTGGTGATCGGCTCCCTGATCTATTCGCTGCCGTTCGCCGTGCAGCCACTGCGCAACGCCTTTCTGGCCATTGGCGACGAGCCGCTGGAGGCCGCCGCCACCCTGGGCGCCTCGCGCTGGGCCAGCTTCTGGCGGGTGGCCCTGCCGCTGTCGATCCCCGGCTATGTCGCCGCCGCCATCCTGGTCTTCGCCCATACGGTGGGCGAGTTCGGGGTGGTGATGATGCTGGGCGGGAACATTCCCGGCGAGACCACCGTGCTGTCGACCGAGATATACCGCCTGGTGGAGGGGCTGGAGTGGGGCGAGGCCCATCGCCTGTCGCTGATCCTGCTGGTCTTTGCCTTCGCGGTCCTGTTCACCCTGCTGGCCCTGGAGGCCCGCTCGAAGATCCTGCTGCGGACGCGGACGTAAAAAGAAGCGCGACGTTTGGGGGGCGCCGCGCTCCAGGGACCGAGATCGGGAAGGTGCTTAGAACTTCCAGGTGAGGCTGGCGCCATAGGTGGTGGGCTTGCCGGGGAAGCGGACCACCACGTTGGCGTTGCTGCTGACCGCGCTCCAATAATACTCGTTGGTGATGTTGCGGCCCCAGATCGACAGGTCCCAGCCCTTGTCGGGCGCGCCGATGCCGATGCTGGCGTTCAGCAGGCCGTAGCCGTCGATCACGAACAGCGGATTGCCCTCGAGGTCGGCGTAGGACTTGTCCTGCCAGCGACCGTTCAGGGCCGCGTTCAACTCCAGGCCGTCGCCCACCGGATGGTGGAACAGCGCCGTCAGGCCGCCCTGGAACTTGGGGCTGTACAGGAACGGCCGGCCGTCGAAGCTCTGCGGCTTGCCGGCGGCGTTGATGCCCGTATAGCCCTTCACCTCGGTATGCAGCAGCGTCGCCGAGGCGATCAGGGTCAGCGAGCGGCTGGCGCGCCAGGTGATGTCGCCGTCGAGGCCGTAGGCCTCGCCGTTCGGCACGTTGGCCAGGCGCGAGAGGGCCGTGTAGATCGGGTCGGCGAAGTACACCGACAGCTGCTTGTCGGTGTAGTCGTAGTAGAAGGCGCTGACATTGGCCTGGACGCGGCGCTGGAACAGGCCCGCCTTCACGCCCACCTCGTAGGCGGTCAGCAGTTCCTGCGTGGCCGGCGCGTTCTGGGTCGAGATGTTGGCCGCGTTGATCGGCGTGGCGCCGGCCTTGGCCCCTCGCGAGATCGAGCCGAACACCAGCACGTCCTCGGCCGCCTGCCAGTCCAGGGCCGCGCGCCAGGCGATGTTGTCCTCGTCCAGCTTGGACTTCACGAAGCCGAAGCTCTTGGTCGCCGGATCGAAGGTGTTGCAGCCGCCCTGGGTGATCGGGGCGACCAGGCCGTAGGCGGCGGCGAACAGCGCTCGGTTGACGACGTTGACATTGACCAGCATCGAGCCGCCGACGTCGCGCGAGCAGCCGACATAGTCCTGCTTGTCCTGGCTGTAGCGGACGCCCAGGGTCAGCTTCAGATTATCGGTCAGGCGGTGGTCGGCGTTGGCGAACACGCTCCAGGTATTGGTCTCGATATTGCCGACGTCCTCGTAGGTGCGGAACGCCTGGCTCATCTGCAGGGCCGTGTAGCCGAAGCTGTTGAACGGCGTGGCCAGCAGGGTCGAGCCGACATAGCGGATCGTGCCGACATTGGCGTTCTGGCCCAGCAGGGTGCGGTTGCTGTCGTAGATCTTGTCATGGGCGACATAGCCGCCGACCAGCCACGAGCCCTTGTCGGTGACGCCTTCCAGATGCAGCTCCTCGGCGGCCGACTTGATGTCGCCGTGGGCCTTCTGGATCAGGACCTCGTAGGGCGCGCCGCTCCAGTCGAACACGGCCTTGCGGCTTAGGCGGTTCAGGCTGGACAGCGAGACCAGGGTGACATTGTCGCTGAGGTTCCAGGCGACCTTCAGCTTGCCGGCATGGAACTGGTCGTTCTCGCGCAGCGGGTCCTTGATGCCCAGGCCGACGCCGATGTCGACGCCGCGGGTGCTAAGCGGCGCCCAGTCGGCCTGGCTGGCCTTGGTCGGCGTATTGGCGCCGATGTAGCTGACCAGGCCCGGCGCGTTGAACGGGCTCGCGGCGGTCGCCGGCGTGAAGCCGATGCCCTGGGCGGCCACCGTGTCGGACTTGTTGCGCCAGCCGGAATAGGAGGCCTCGATCTCGACCGTGTCGGTCGGCTGCATGGCCAGGGACAGGCGCCAGCCGTCGCGGTCGACCTTGCCCAGACGCTCGCCGCGGCTGTTGCTGACCTGCCAGCCCTTGTCGCTGTTCTCGCTGCGGAAGGCCGCGCGGCCCTGGACGCGGGGCCCGAAGGCCCCGCTGACATAACCCTCGAGATTGTAGGTCTTGTAGTTGCCGGCCTCGGCGGTCAGCGAACCTTCGAACTCCTCGGTCGGCTTGTTGGTCACGAAGTCGATCAGGCCGGCGGTGGTGTTGCGGCCGTAGAGCGTGCCTTGCGGACCCTTCAGCACCTCGACCCGCTCCAGGTCGAAGACCGGGCCGGTGTTCATGAACGGATAGGCGTAGGCGACCTCGTCCCAGTAGGTGCCGACGGTCGAGGTGGCCGACAGGTTGATGGTGTTGAAGCCGATGCCGCGCAGCGTATAGGTCGGCACGCCCTGGTAGCTCTGGCTGACCGTGAAGCTGGGCGCGACGGTAGACAGGTCCTTGGGATCGGTGACCCGGAGCTGCTGCAGGGCCTCGCCGCTGAACGCCTGGATCGGCATGCCGACGCTGTTGGCGGTCTCCTCGCGGCGCTGGGCCGTCACCACCAGGGTGTCGATCGTCAGGCTCTCTTCGGGCTTGGGCGGCTGTTGCGCTTGGGCTTGGGCCCCCTGGTTTTGGGCCATGGCGGGGACCGCCATCAGCAGGGCGAGCGCCGACACGCTCAAGGTCAGGCGCGTGGGTCCTGGCATCCGTTTCTACCTCCCTCTGGCCGCGCCTGCATCGGGCGCGAACTCTAACGGGAGCGTGCGGTTGGGCCTCTCGCGTAACAAGCTATCGGAATCGATAGGTGAGGCGCCGCTGCAACCGCCGCTACAGGCCCAGGACCAGCTTGGCGATGATGTCGCGCTGGATCTCGTTGGAGCCGCCATAGATCGAGGCGGCGCGGTTGTTCAGATAGCGGGCCATGGTCGTCAGGCCGTGCTCGGGACCGACGGGGGTCTCGTTCGAGCCGGCCTCGCGCGCCTTGGGCTGGTGCGGGGCGACGTAGGACCCCAGGGCGTCGATCCCCAGCTCGTCCAGGCGCTGCAGCTGCTCCGAGCCCTGGACCTTGAGGATCGAGGAGGCCGGACCGGGCTTTCCGCCGGTGGCCAGGGCGCTCAGCACCCGGCGCTCGGTGATGTCGATGGCCAGGGCCCCGATCTCGGCCTCGGCCAGGCGGCGGCGATAGTGGGGGTCGTCGAGGACGTCCTCCGCCTCGGCCATGTCCCGCAGACGCGCCAGCCCGGCGTCGAGGCCGGCCGCGTAGCCGCCGCCGCGTTCGAATTCCAGGAGGTGCTTGGCCACCGTCCAGCCCTGGTTCTCCGCGCCCAGGCGATCGGCCTTGGGCGTGCGGACATCGTCGAAGAACACCTGGTTGACCTCGTGTTCGCCGGCCAGGGTGATGATCGGGTCGACCTTGATCCCCGGCCGGTCCATCTCGATCAGCAGGAAGGTGATCCCGGCCTGCGGCTTGCCCTCGGTCGACGTGCGGACCAGGCAGAACATGTGGCTCGCCCACTGGGCGTGAGTGGTCCAGATCTTCGAGCCGTTCAGGACGTAGTCGTCGCCGTCGGCCACCGCGCTCATCCGCAGGCTGGCGAGGTCCGAGCCCGAGCCCGGTTCGGAATAGCCCTGACACCAGTAGTCCTCGCCTGACAGGATGCGCGGCAGGTAGCGGGCCTTCTGCTCGGGTGTCCCGAACGCCATGATCGCCGGGGCCACCATCCGCAGGCCCATCGGGGCCAGGTTGGGCGCGCCGGCGCGGGCGCACTCGGCGTGGAAGACATGGCGCTGGATCTCGCTCCAGCCGGGGCCGCCATATTCGACCGGCCAGCTGGGCGCGACCCAGCCTTCGGCGTGCAGGATCTTCTGCCAGGCCAGGCTGTGGACCTTGTCGCAGAAGACGCTGGTCATCCGCCGGCCGGCCTCGCGCAGGTCTGGCGTCAGGTTCGCGTCGAGAAAGGCGCGCACCGTGTCGCGAAAGGCCAGGTCATCGGTCGACAGCTCCAGATCCACGCGCGGATTCCTCCCCTTTGCGTCGTCGGGGAAACTTGCGAAGCCGCGGGACGGGGGCGCAAGCTATCGGAACCGATAGGGAAGGCGGTCTCCATGTTGACCAAGGTCGATGACGGCGAGCGCCTGGCGCGGGTCACGGCCCTGGCCGAACGCGTGCGCGACCTGGGTCGTGAGATCGGCCTGCCCTATGTCGCGGCCAGCGAGGACATCTCCAGTCCCGAGCCGATGCTGGGCGCCGACGGCAAGCCCTTGGCCGAGACGACCTTCGAATGGCTGGACAGCTCGCTGCGCTACTGGCGCGACCGGGCCTTCGCCCTGCGGGCCCCGTTCATCCTGGCCGCCCGCTACACGGCCGAGCCGTTCTTCTTCCATCAGGGTCGGTTCTCCAGCTGGCGGCCGCTGCCGAGGCTGGAGACGATCGAGGTCGCCGTGGCGGCGGAGAGCTTCGGCGTGCAGTCGGCGATCATTGCTCCGACCTATCTGACCGGCGGCGTTATCGGCGCTGTGGTTTGGGCCTCGTCCGAGTCGTTGGCGGGCTTGCCGGCGATCTATGAAAAGCGCGCGGACGAGCTGCATGGGGCGGCGCTGCGGCTGGTCTCGGCCTATCGCGATGGCCGCGACGACGACGCCCCGCCAGTGCGACTGACCAAGCGCGAGATCCAGTGCCTGAAGTGGGCGGCGGCGGGCAAGACCGACGCCGACATCGCCCAGATCATCGGCATCGCCGGGCCGACCGTCCGCTTCCACGTCCAGAACGCGGCGCTGAAGCTGCGGGTGGCCGGCCGGGCCCAGGCGATCCATCGGGCGACGGGCCTGGGCTATATCGGCGGGGCGCCTTAGCCCTCAGCACCCGTCCAGGTGAAACTTGATCAGCGCCCTGGCTGAGCGCGCCACCGCGCGGACCGGCCCGCCGGCGCCCAGGGTCACGCGTGAGCCCGACGCGCCTTCCATCAACAGCATCAGGGCGTCGGCCAGGTCGTCGTCCTTGGCGCCGGCGGCGCGGGTCAGGGCGTTGATCCGGCGGTACAGCTCTTTCTTGTAGTTGACCGAGACCACCTGGGCCGGGTGGTTCTCCTCGTGCAGCTCGATGGCGGCGTTCGACAGCGGGCAGCCCAGGACGTCGGCGTTGCAGGCCTTGGTCTCGAAGGCGTCGAAGATCGCTTCCAGCTGGGCGCGGGGTTCGGAGCAGCAGCAGGCCGTCACGCTTTCCCACCAAGCCCAGTACTCGCGCTCCTGCTCACGCAGGACCTCGGCCACCAGCTCGTCCTTGGACGGGAAGTTCCGATAGAGCGTCATCTTGGTGGCGTCGGCCTCGGCGGCGATGGTCTCGACGCCGACGGCCCGGATGCCATGCTGATAGAACAGCTCGCGGGCGGTCTCGAAGATCCGGTCACGCGCCGGACGCTTGGACGCGGGCGCGCACGCCGCTGCTTCCGCATCGCCCAGAACCCCGTCCCCAGAATTTCTTGTCGCCATTTTGGCAGGCCTCTCCTTGACGTGGGAGTTACCGGTCAGTATCTCTCCGCCGTAGCGATGATACCGAACGGTCTCGTCACATCACTAAATCGTCCTTCCGGTCGCCCGGGTCAAGTAACAGCCCCTGCGACATTTCTTCTTCTTTAACCCCAAAAAAGGAGCGCGCGCCAATGCCCCCGCAAACAAACGTTTACGACGCGACCTCCCAGGCCAAGCCGGCCAAGGGGTTGCTGGGTTTCTTCAAGTCCAGGGCCGAGCCCGTTCGCGACTGGACCACCGTCCGCACCCTCGGCCACACGCCCACCCGACGCGCCGCCCGGCGGCCCGTCTGGGAATGACAAGCCACTCGATGAGCCGCTCGGCGGCGCATCGGGAAACGACAAGAACAACCTTTTCCTCCTCCCCGCTTCACCGTCCGACAGGGCTTTCCCCCATGCGTATTCAACCCGTCATCACGTCCTTCGCCGGCCTCGCCGCCGTCGCCGTGCTGGCCGCCTGCACGGCCCAGGCCAAGCAGGAAGCCGCCGCCGCGCCGCCGGTCCAGGTCACCGTCGCCGACGTCGCCTTCAAGTCGCTCCGCCAATGGGACGACTTCACCGGCCGCCTTGAGCCGGTCGACACCGTAGAGATCCGCCCGCGCGTCAGCGGCTACATTGACGGCGCGCAATTCGCGGAAGGCGCGCGCGTCTCCAAGGGCCAGGTGCTCTTCCAGATCGACCCGCGCCCCTACAAGGCCGAGGCCGATCGCGCCGCCGCCGAGGTGGCCCGCGCCAAGGCCCAGCTGGACCTGGCCAGCATCAACCGCCAGCGCGGCGAGCGCCTGCTGGAACAGAACGCCCTGGCTCGCAGCGAATTCGACCGTCTGGCGTCGGAAGAGCGCGCCGCCCAGGCCAATGTCTCGGCGGCCCAAGCGGCCTACCAGACCGCTCGCCTGAACCTGGACTGGACCCGCGTGACCTCGCCGATCGACGGCCGGGTCTCCAAGACCATCATCACGCGCGGCAACCTGGTCACCCAGGCCAGCCTGCTGACGACCGTGGTGTCCGACACCCCGATCTACGCCGAGTTCAACGCCGACGAGCAGACCTTCCTGAAGTACGCCGCCGCCGAACGCGGCAAGAACGGGCCGGTCTACATGGGCCTGATGACCGAGGACGGTTATCCGCACGTCGGCAAGCTGTCCTTTATCGACAACGCCCTGGACGCCAAGAGCGGCACGATCAACGGCCGGGCGATCTTCGCCAACGCCGACGGCCGCTTCACGCCGGGCCTGTTCGCCCGCATCCGTCTGGTCAGCGCCGAGACCCAGACCGTGGCCCTGGCCCCCGACCGCGCCATCGCG
Encoded proteins:
- a CDS encoding MarR family winged helix-turn-helix transcriptional regulator, encoding MKSELRDIHAAMMDLAGFLNRPQADDLLLREAGVSLDRALFPLLGRIGKKGPIGVVELADLAGRDHSVVSRQVAKLESLGLVERRPGAADKRVREAVVTEKGAELVDRLDAARQRLVGPMMAAWSDQELKDLARLLRKFVDGANAALKG
- a CDS encoding TOBE domain-containing protein, with the translated sequence MSSETDFSASLILKRGGLARVGLERIALLEAVARLGSISAAAKQAGLSYKGAWDGVQALNNLFDAPLVSAAPGGKSGGAAQVTPRGQAVIRAFRAAEREVGAAFARLEADLSGDAELLWSLGLRTSARNALRGVVTSVEGDGVTATVTLSLGESLSLRASITRRSVEDLDLAPGRPAIALIKSSFVRVEDGDGDNRLPGEIVDREAGETSAEVTIALSAGKTLTATLKPEDAAWALPVGAKVEARIAASDVILAVD
- the modA gene encoding molybdate ABC transporter substrate-binding protein; translation: MIARRPMLIAALSGALSLMLGGAALAGETKVAVAANFTDAAREIAARFKARTGHDATLSFGSSGQFYTQIANGAPFEVFLSADVERPRKAEAEGLAVPGSRFTYATGRLVLYSKTPGLVDGKGKVLTTGKFEKLSIADPKAAPYGQAAVETLTKLNLYDALKPKIVQGASITQAFQYVQTGAAELGFVALSQVVGEQGGSRWVVPASNHTPIEQQAVLLKTGQNSEAAKAFVTFLKSGEAKAIIKRYGYEVR
- the modB gene encoding molybdate ABC transporter permease subunit, encoding MTEVLWLTGKLAGITTILLLVLATPLSWWLARGRSAARTPVTALVALPIVLPPTVLGFYLLIALGPKSPLMLLLQPFGIRTLAFTFEGLVIGSLIYSLPFAVQPLRNAFLAIGDEPLEAAATLGASRWASFWRVALPLSIPGYVAAAILVFAHTVGEFGVVMMLGGNIPGETTVLSTEIYRLVEGLEWGEAHRLSLILLVFAFAVLFTLLALEARSKILLRTRT
- a CDS encoding TonB-dependent receptor; the protein is MPGPTRLTLSVSALALLMAVPAMAQNQGAQAQAQQPPKPEESLTIDTLVVTAQRREETANSVGMPIQAFSGEALQQLRVTDPKDLSTVAPSFTVSQSYQGVPTYTLRGIGFNTINLSATSTVGTYWDEVAYAYPFMNTGPVFDLERVEVLKGPQGTLYGRNTTAGLIDFVTNKPTEEFEGSLTAEAGNYKTYNLEGYVSGAFGPRVQGRAAFRSENSDKGWQVSNSRGERLGKVDRDGWRLSLAMQPTDTVEIEASYSGWRNKSDTVAAQGIGFTPATAASPFNAPGLVSYIGANTPTKASQADWAPLSTRGVDIGVGLGIKDPLRENDQFHAGKLKVAWNLSDNVTLVSLSSLNRLSRKAVFDWSGAPYEVLIQKAHGDIKSAAEELHLEGVTDKGSWLVGGYVAHDKIYDSNRTLLGQNANVGTIRYVGSTLLATPFNSFGYTALQMSQAFRTYEDVGNIETNTWSVFANADHRLTDNLKLTLGVRYSQDKQDYVGCSRDVGGSMLVNVNVVNRALFAAAYGLVAPITQGGCNTFDPATKSFGFVKSKLDEDNIAWRAALDWQAAEDVLVFGSISRGAKAGATPINAANISTQNAPATQELLTAYEVGVKAGLFQRRVQANVSAFYYDYTDKQLSVYFADPIYTALSRLANVPNGEAYGLDGDITWRASRSLTLIASATLLHTEVKGYTGINAAGKPQSFDGRPFLYSPKFQGGLTALFHHPVGDGLELNAALNGRWQDKSYADLEGNPLFVIDGYGLLNASIGIGAPDKGWDLSIWGRNITNEYYWSAVSSNANVVVRFPGKPTTYGASLTWKF
- a CDS encoding acyl-CoA dehydrogenase family protein, with protein sequence MDLELSTDDLAFRDTVRAFLDANLTPDLREAGRRMTSVFCDKVHSLAWQKILHAEGWVAPSWPVEYGGPGWSEIQRHVFHAECARAGAPNLAPMGLRMVAPAIMAFGTPEQKARYLPRILSGEDYWCQGYSEPGSGSDLASLRMSAVADGDDYVLNGSKIWTTHAQWASHMFCLVRTSTEGKPQAGITFLLIEMDRPGIKVDPIITLAGEHEVNQVFFDDVRTPKADRLGAENQGWTVAKHLLEFERGGGYAAGLDAGLARLRDMAEAEDVLDDPHYRRRLAEAEIGALAIDITERRVLSALATGGKPGPASSILKVQGSEQLQRLDELGIDALGSYVAPHQPKAREAGSNETPVGPEHGLTTMARYLNNRAASIYGGSNEIQRDIIAKLVLGL
- a CDS encoding helix-turn-helix transcriptional regulator, which produces MLTKVDDGERLARVTALAERVRDLGREIGLPYVAASEDISSPEPMLGADGKPLAETTFEWLDSSLRYWRDRAFALRAPFILAARYTAEPFFFHQGRFSSWRPLPRLETIEVAVAAESFGVQSAIIAPTYLTGGVIGAVVWASSESLAGLPAIYEKRADELHGAALRLVSAYRDGRDDDAPPVRLTKREIQCLKWAAAGKTDADIAQIIGIAGPTVRFHVQNAALKLRVAGRAQAIHRATGLGYIGGAP
- a CDS encoding TetR/AcrR family transcriptional regulator, yielding MATRNSGDGVLGDAEAAACAPASKRPARDRIFETARELFYQHGIRAVGVETIAAEADATKMTLYRNFPSKDELVAEVLREQEREYWAWWESVTACCCSEPRAQLEAIFDAFETKACNADVLGCPLSNAAIELHEENHPAQVVSVNYKKELYRRINALTRAAGAKDDDLADALMLLMEGASGSRVTLGAGGPVRAVARSARALIKFHLDGC
- a CDS encoding efflux RND transporter periplasmic adaptor subunit; translation: MRIQPVITSFAGLAAVAVLAACTAQAKQEAAAAPPVQVTVADVAFKSLRQWDDFTGRLEPVDTVEIRPRVSGYIDGAQFAEGARVSKGQVLFQIDPRPYKAEADRAAAEVARAKAQLDLASINRQRGERLLEQNALARSEFDRLASEERAAQANVSAAQAAYQTARLNLDWTRVTSPIDGRVSKTIITRGNLVTQASLLTTVVSDTPIYAEFNADEQTFLKYAAAERGKNGPVYMGLMTEDGYPHVGKLSFIDNALDAKSGTINGRAIFANADGRFTPGLFARIRLVSAETQTVALAPDRAIATDLGKRYVVVVNGSNKAEYRPVEVGPLAGNLRIIRQGLKPGDRVVVGGLQKVKPGDTVAPVKVKTDLAGLSQLEAGGLPFVQPARSSGQN